In Sorghum bicolor cultivar BTx623 chromosome 10, Sorghum_bicolor_NCBIv3, whole genome shotgun sequence, one genomic interval encodes:
- the LOC110430686 gene encoding putative clathrin assembly protein At5g35200, whose translation MAVGGTQPVLRKYLGALKDTTTVSLAKVNSDYKELDIAIVKATNHVERPSKEKYIREIFHSISAARPRADVAYCIHALARRLSKTRNWAVALKTLIVIHRALREVDPTFREELINYGRSRSHMLNMAYFKDDSSAEAWDYSAWVRIYALYLEERLECFRVLKYDVETDPPRTKDLDTVALLDHLPPLQQLLFRLLACQPQGASSYNVIIQHALSMVALESVKIYTAISDGTINLVDKFFEMQRNDAVRALDVYKRATNQAERLSEFYEVCKTIHIGRGEKFQKIEQPPASFLQTMEEYVRDAPTGQKEKAVLAIEYKKEPEEEEKPASPPPAPEPEPEQEPEPEPEPVKEEAPEAEPDLLGLNEPNPAATAIEEQNALALAIVPIDDVPKAAPTFENGVTGWELALVTAPSSNETAVAPSKKLAGGLDLLTLDSLYDEANRRASQPAASYNPWDATPATAAPVPMLTMAPAMHDPFYASNGYAAPHGVQMAAMAQQQQAFMLQQQMMTMAPAPAPVVHHPMQMQQNPANPFGNPFAAAGAHPYGAAAAGMPLHAGPGNVYTGLI comes from the exons ATGGCTGTTGGTGGAACTCAACCGGTCCTCAGGAAGTACCTAGGTGCCCTCAAGGACACAACGACTGTGAGCTTGGCAAAAGTGAACAGTGATTATAAG GAATTGGACATTGCAATTGTCAAGGCCACAAACCATGTTGAGCGTCCATCAAAGGAGAAGTACATAAGAG AAATTTTTCATTCCATTTCTGCTGCTAGGCCACGAGCAGATGTAGCTTATTGCATTCATGCCCTTGCTAGACGTCTTTCAAAGACACGCAATTGGGCG GTTGCGCTAAAGACATTGATTGTCATTCATCGTGCCCTTCGGGAAGTTGATCCCACTTTTCGTGAAGAGCTTATCAATTATGGCAGATCTAGGTCCCATATGTTGAACATGGCCTACTTTAAAGATGACTCTAGTGCAGAAG CTTGGGATTATTCTGCATGGGTGCGCATTTATGCTttatatttagaggagaggctcGAATGTTTCCGAGTGTTGAAatatgatgtagaaactgatcctcCG AGGACTAAGGATCTTGATACTGTTGCTTTGCTTGATCATCTGCCACCATTGCAGCAACTCCTTTTTCGGCTTCTTGCTTGCCAG CCACAAGGAGCATCGTCTTACAATGTTATAATCCAGCATGCACTCTCGATG GTTGCTTTAGAGAGTGTTAAGATCTACACTGCGATTAGTGATGGAACAATCAATCTGGTTGACAAG TTCTTTGAGATGCAAAGAAATGATGCTGTTAGGGCACTTGATGTATACAAAAGAGCAACTAACCAG GCTGAACGACTTTCAGAATTTTATGAAGTGTGTAAAACTATACACATTGGGCGTGGTGAGAAATTCCAGAAGATTGAGCAG CCTCCAGCGTCATTCTTGCAGACTATGGAGGAGTATGTAAGAGATGCTCCGACAGGTCAAAAAGAAAAG GCTGTACTAGCGATAGAATATAAAAAAGAGCCAGAGGAGGAAGAAAAACCGGCTTCACCTCCTCCGGCTCCGGAGCCAGAACCGGAACAAGAACCTGAGCCAGAACCCGAACCAGTGAAAGAGGAAGCACCTGAAGCTGAACCAGATTTGCTG GGTCTAAATGAACCAAACCCTGCTGCGACTGCGATAGAAGAGCAGAATGCTTTGGCACTAGCAATTGTTCCGATAG ATGATGTTCCGAAAGCTGCTCCTACCTTTGAAAATGGAGTCACAGGCTGGGAACTAGCCCTTGTGACTGCACCAAGTTCAAATGAGACCGCCGTTGCCCCAAGCAAGAAACTG GCCGGTGGTCTGGACTTGCTGACCCTGGACAGCCTCTACGACGAGGCGAACCGGAGAGCGAGCCAGCCGGCGGCAAGCTACAACCCCTGGGATGCGACCCCGGCCACCGCCGCGCCTGTCCCGATGCTGACCATGGCGCCGGCCATGCACGACCCGTTCTACGCCTCGAACGGGTACGCGGCGCCTCACGGCGTGCAGATGGCGGCGatggcgcagcagcagcaggccttCATGTTGCAGCAGCAGATGATGACAATGGCCCCGGCGCCGGCACCGGTGGTCCACCACCCGATGCAGATGCAGCAGAACCCCGCGAACCCGTTCGGCAACCCCTTCGCGGCCGCCGGCGCGCACCCttacggcgccgccgccgccggcatgcCGCTCCACGCTGGCCCCGGCAACGTCTACACGGGGCTGATCTAG